The following are encoded together in the Elusimicrobiota bacterium genome:
- a CDS encoding trehalose-6-phosphate synthase, which yields MRITLRLILSLVVAVGTVAAFSAYFQVGQEKQRQEDELARRSRLLAEGLQETLEPLVQKGSSEKLQRLVEKFGNRERLAGVAVYDAKETPLAITMSLAAALPTAPPTVRNALSNGVESGGFDRVDKRELHLFAMPLRVDDKVLGAIVIFHETSYIRVRLQEIWRNTFLRVLAQAVIIALVTLLVVQWSFVGPIAQMAEWMKQLRAGGAMESSPLPRGDLFAPMAKEITTFARHLSVAKSAAEEEARLRQASESLWTSERLKEHVKTKLGGQPLVIVSNREPYMHHYKGREVEVIVPAGGVVTALDPLMRACGGTWIAHGAGDADWDFVDEFKRVKVPPDDPHYTLRRVALTSDEENGYYYGFSNEGLWPLCHIAHVRPEFRPEDWAHYQAANRKFAETVLDEIEDLSAPCVLIQDYHFALLPRIIKGKRPDARIALFWHIPWPNPESFGICLWQRELIYGMLGADIVGFHTQYHCNNFLETVDRTMECRIDRERFSVIKEGHMTAVKPFPISVDFPTAPQAAPAGGAPKADRAAVLKELRIKAEFLGVGVDRVDYTKGILERFRAVERFLDKYPAYRGRFTFVQLGAPSRTHIKRYNDFLAETDAEADRINWKFKGSDWRPIVFLKRHHNHQEILPFYRTADVCMVTSLSDGMNLVAKEFVAARDDDGGALVLSRFAGASRELRDALLVNPYDSEQVAEAIRYALEMPPDERRARMNRLRETVKDNNIFRWAGNLITELTQVRLGQNPAA from the coding sequence ATGCGGATCACCTTACGGCTCATCCTCTCGTTGGTCGTCGCCGTCGGGACGGTGGCCGCCTTTTCCGCTTATTTCCAGGTCGGCCAAGAGAAACAGCGTCAGGAGGATGAGTTGGCGCGTCGCTCGCGCCTGCTTGCCGAGGGTCTTCAAGAAACGCTCGAACCGCTGGTGCAGAAGGGATCATCGGAGAAGCTGCAGCGGCTCGTAGAGAAGTTCGGCAACCGCGAAAGGCTCGCGGGCGTGGCCGTCTATGACGCCAAAGAAACCCCCCTTGCCATCACGATGAGCCTGGCCGCCGCCCTTCCGACCGCCCCCCCCACGGTCAGAAACGCCCTTTCGAACGGCGTCGAGTCCGGCGGCTTCGATCGGGTCGATAAAAGAGAGCTGCACCTCTTCGCGATGCCCCTGCGCGTCGATGACAAGGTCCTGGGCGCCATCGTCATCTTCCACGAGACCTCCTATATCCGCGTGCGGCTGCAGGAGATATGGAGGAACACGTTCCTGCGCGTCCTCGCTCAGGCGGTGATCATCGCCCTGGTGACCTTGCTCGTCGTCCAATGGAGCTTCGTTGGACCCATCGCCCAGATGGCCGAATGGATGAAGCAGCTTAGAGCGGGAGGGGCCATGGAATCGTCGCCCCTGCCCAGGGGAGACCTCTTCGCGCCCATGGCCAAGGAAATCACGACCTTTGCCAGGCACCTTTCGGTCGCCAAGAGCGCCGCGGAGGAAGAAGCCAGGCTCAGGCAGGCCTCCGAATCGCTTTGGACCTCGGAGCGTCTCAAGGAACACGTCAAGACCAAGTTGGGCGGCCAGCCGCTGGTGATCGTCTCCAATCGTGAGCCCTACATGCACCACTACAAGGGGCGGGAGGTCGAGGTCATCGTCCCGGCGGGCGGAGTTGTGACGGCCTTGGACCCGCTCATGAGGGCTTGCGGCGGAACCTGGATCGCGCACGGCGCGGGGGATGCGGACTGGGATTTCGTGGACGAATTCAAGCGCGTCAAGGTTCCCCCCGACGATCCTCACTACACCCTGCGCCGGGTCGCACTCACCAGCGATGAGGAGAACGGCTACTATTACGGCTTCTCCAACGAGGGACTTTGGCCGCTATGCCATATCGCGCACGTCCGTCCCGAATTCCGGCCGGAGGACTGGGCCCACTATCAGGCGGCCAATCGGAAATTCGCCGAGACCGTCCTCGATGAGATCGAAGACCTTTCAGCGCCTTGCGTCCTGATCCAGGACTATCACTTCGCTCTGCTGCCTAGGATCATAAAGGGAAAGCGGCCAGATGCGCGCATCGCTCTCTTCTGGCATATCCCCTGGCCCAACCCCGAATCTTTCGGCATCTGCCTCTGGCAGAGGGAACTTATCTACGGGATGTTGGGGGCTGACATCGTTGGCTTCCATACCCAATATCACTGCAACAACTTCCTAGAGACCGTCGACCGGACTATGGAGTGCCGCATCGACCGCGAACGGTTCTCCGTGATCAAGGAGGGCCACATGACGGCGGTGAAGCCATTCCCTATCAGCGTGGATTTCCCCACCGCTCCGCAGGCGGCTCCGGCAGGCGGAGCGCCGAAGGCCGATCGGGCGGCGGTCTTGAAGGAACTAAGGATCAAGGCAGAGTTCCTCGGGGTCGGCGTGGACCGGGTGGACTATACCAAGGGAATCTTGGAGCGTTTTCGGGCCGTCGAGCGGTTCCTCGATAAGTACCCCGCCTATCGGGGCCGCTTCACCTTCGTGCAGCTTGGCGCTCCCAGCCGGACCCATATCAAGCGCTACAACGATTTTCTGGCCGAGACCGATGCTGAAGCTGACCGGATCAATTGGAAATTCAAGGGCTCCGACTGGCGCCCAATTGTCTTCCTGAAGCGGCATCACAACCATCAAGAGATCCTTCCGTTCTATAGAACGGCCGACGTCTGCATGGTGACCTCGCTCTCGGACGGCATGAACCTGGTCGCCAAGGAGTTCGTCGCGGCGCGCGATGACGACGGGGGCGCCTTGGTCCTGAGCCGCTTCGCGGGGGCGTCCCGCGAACTCAGAGATGCGTTGCTCGTGAACCCCTACGACAGCGAGCAGGTTGCCGAGGCGATCCGGTATGCTCTGGAGATGCCGCCGGACGAGAGGCGGGCGCGCATGAATCGACTGAGAGAGACCGTCAAAGATAACAACATCTTTCGTTGGGCCGGGAATCTCATCACGGAACTGACCCAGGTTCGGTTGGGACAGAACCCGGCCGCCTAG